A single Carnobacterium inhibens subsp. inhibens DSM 13024 DNA region contains:
- the coaE gene encoding dephospho-CoA kinase (Dephospho-CoA kinase (CoaE) performs the final step in coenzyme A biosynthesis.): MTVILGLTGSIATGKSTVSKLFKEQGYPVVDADIGAREVVEPGTEGLNKLKAYFGDKIILPDGTLNRSELGKIVFNDEKEREQLNEMLSQHIRQWIMTKKDDYLKQHPVVIVLDIPLLFETGYKDDVDQIMVVATTPETQIDRLMKRDGIERNEALQKIAAQLSISEKITLGDIIIDNNGTVEHTKKQVLKWIEKIKPNSCIK; this comes from the coding sequence ATGACTGTAATTTTAGGGCTAACTGGCAGTATTGCTACTGGCAAGTCAACTGTTAGTAAATTGTTTAAGGAACAGGGTTACCCTGTTGTAGATGCAGATATTGGTGCTAGAGAAGTAGTAGAACCTGGCACAGAAGGGTTAAATAAATTAAAAGCCTATTTTGGTGATAAAATTATTCTACCTGATGGTACTTTAAATCGTTCTGAACTGGGAAAAATCGTATTTAATGATGAAAAAGAGAGAGAGCAGTTAAACGAAATGTTATCTCAACACATACGGCAATGGATTATGACTAAGAAAGATGATTACTTAAAACAGCATCCTGTTGTTATTGTATTAGATATTCCTCTGCTTTTTGAAACTGGATATAAAGATGATGTTGATCAAATCATGGTAGTAGCTACAACACCGGAGACTCAAATAGACCGTTTAATGAAAAGAGATGGAATAGAAAGAAATGAAGCATTGCAAAAAATTGCTGCTCAGTTGTCTATTTCAGAAAAAATAACTCTGGGAGATATTATAATTGATAATAATGGGACAGTTGAACATACAAAAAAACAAGTTTTAAAGTGGATTGAAAAAATAAAACCCAATTCATGCATAAAATAA
- the mutM gene encoding DNA-formamidopyrimidine glycosylase gives MPELPEVETVRKGLEQLVLGATIQSVDVYWDRIVAGSIDSEEFKQLLVGETIIEFDRRGKYIIFRFEHWALVSHLRMEGKYEVENSTAPLKKHTHIVFHLTDGRDLRYLDVRKFGRMTLVPLGKEFSTTGIRLLGPEPTKEAFDGKTFYTTLQTKKRSIKPLLLDQTIVAGLGNIYVDEALFVAKIHPMRAANSLSKNEVSRLHESIIKVLGDAVKAGGTTIRTYKNALGDAGTFQVKLAVYGKKGSPCIRCGTPIEKIKVAQRGTHFCPNCQQLDIDY, from the coding sequence TTGCCTGAATTACCAGAAGTTGAAACGGTTAGAAAAGGTTTAGAACAACTTGTATTAGGCGCAACGATTCAATCAGTAGATGTTTATTGGGACCGTATCGTTGCTGGATCTATCGATAGCGAAGAATTTAAACAGCTTTTAGTTGGAGAAACGATCATAGAGTTTGATAGACGAGGAAAATACATTATTTTCCGTTTTGAACATTGGGCTTTGGTTTCTCATTTGCGTATGGAAGGTAAGTATGAGGTAGAAAATTCAACAGCACCTTTAAAAAAACATACACATATCGTTTTTCATTTAACAGACGGAAGAGATTTACGTTATCTGGATGTACGGAAATTTGGTCGGATGACACTTGTTCCTTTAGGAAAAGAGTTTAGTACGACAGGTATAAGGCTACTTGGTCCTGAACCGACTAAAGAAGCTTTTGATGGAAAGACATTTTATACTACACTACAAACTAAAAAACGGTCTATTAAGCCTCTGTTATTGGATCAAACAATTGTAGCTGGATTAGGAAATATTTATGTAGATGAAGCTTTATTTGTAGCTAAGATCCATCCGATGAGAGCTGCAAATAGCTTAAGTAAAAATGAAGTTTCAAGGTTGCATGAATCCATTATCAAAGTCTTAGGGGATGCTGTAAAAGCTGGTGGAACGACGATTCGCACTTATAAAAATGCACTTGGAGATGCTGGGACATTTCAAGTGAAATTAGCGGTTTATGGTAAAAAAGGAAGTCCGTGTATTCGATGTGGAACGCCTATAGAAAAAATAAAAGTAGCTCAACGAGGAACTCATTTTTGTCCTAATTGCCAGCAATTAGACATTGATTACTAA
- the murC gene encoding UDP-N-acetylmuramate--L-alanine ligase — protein MNKETIYHFVGIKGSGMSALALILNDKGFKVQGSDIEKYFFTQKNIEEAKIPILNFSKENIHQGLTIIAGNAFPDTHEEIVAANELGLTVIRYHDFLGQFLGQFTSVAVTGSHGKTSTTGLLAHVLSSLKETSYLIGDGTGHGVPDAEFFILEACEYRRHFLAYSPDYAIMTNIDFDHPDYYSSINDVFDAFQSMANQVKKAIVACGDDEQLQKLQANVPVLYYGFGDHNDFQAKNMTRSTTGSSFDVYVRDEFYGHFEIPTFGKHNILNALSVIAICQYESIDKEGVMENLKTFKGVKRRFSEKQMLDMVIIDDYAHHPSEIRATIDAARQKYPDKEIIAIFQPHTFTRTVALLSDFAESLNLADSIYLCDIFGSVREDQGDITIQDLVNKIDNGATILSEENMSPLLSHHDAVAIFMGAGDVQKFELAYETLLSHSSLTK, from the coding sequence ATGAATAAAGAAACAATTTATCATTTCGTTGGTATTAAAGGCTCAGGTATGAGCGCTCTAGCATTGATTTTGAACGATAAAGGATTTAAAGTTCAAGGCTCTGATATAGAAAAATATTTCTTTACCCAAAAAAATATTGAAGAAGCTAAAATTCCTATCTTAAACTTTAGTAAAGAGAACATTCATCAAGGTTTAACTATTATTGCTGGAAATGCTTTTCCAGATACTCATGAAGAAATTGTTGCAGCAAATGAATTAGGCCTGACGGTTATTCGCTACCATGATTTTCTTGGACAATTTCTTGGACAATTTACCAGTGTAGCCGTGACAGGTTCGCATGGGAAAACAAGTACTACAGGATTATTAGCGCATGTTTTAAGTTCACTTAAAGAGACAAGTTACTTAATTGGAGATGGCACTGGCCATGGAGTCCCTGATGCAGAATTCTTTATTTTGGAAGCATGTGAATACCGTCGTCACTTTTTAGCCTATAGTCCAGATTATGCTATTATGACAAATATTGATTTTGACCATCCAGATTATTACAGCAGTATCAATGACGTATTTGATGCTTTCCAATCAATGGCTAATCAAGTGAAAAAAGCTATTGTAGCTTGTGGAGATGATGAGCAGTTACAAAAACTTCAAGCGAATGTTCCTGTTTTATATTATGGATTTGGAGATCACAATGACTTCCAAGCTAAAAATATGACCCGATCAACAACAGGTTCTAGTTTTGATGTATATGTAAGAGACGAATTTTATGGTCATTTTGAAATTCCAACATTCGGTAAACACAATATATTAAATGCACTTAGCGTAATCGCAATTTGTCAATATGAAAGTATTGATAAAGAGGGTGTAATGGAGAACTTAAAAACATTTAAAGGTGTCAAACGTAGATTTAGTGAAAAACAAATGTTAGATATGGTCATCATCGATGACTATGCACACCACCCGTCTGAAATCCGTGCGACAATTGATGCAGCACGTCAAAAATATCCTGATAAAGAAATTATTGCTATTTTCCAACCTCACACATTCACTAGAACAGTAGCATTATTAAGTGATTTTGCAGAATCGTTGAATTTAGCTGACTCTATTTATTTGTGTGATATCTTTGGATCAGTACGTGAAGATCAAGGAGATATAACGATACAAGATTTAGTCAATAAAATTGATAATGGAGCGACTATATTGAGTGAAGAAAATATGTCGCCATTATTGAGCCATCATGATGCTGTTGCTATTTTTATGGGCGCAGGTGATGTTCAAAAATTTGAATTAGCATACGAGACATTACTAAGTCATTCGTCATTAACAAAATAG
- the infC gene encoding translation initiation factor IF-3 produces the protein MTIAKDMMVNDGIRARELRVIGSNSEQLGVITKSEALKLAEEANLDLVLVAPKAKPPVARIMDHGKFRFEQQKKEREARKNQKVINVKEVRLSPTIDLNDFNTKLRNARKFLEKGDKVKASIRFKGRAITHKGIGKEVLDRLAKETADIASIESAAKMDGRSMFLILAPKNEK, from the coding sequence ATGACCATAGCAAAAGATATGATGGTAAATGACGGCATTCGTGCACGTGAATTACGCGTTATTGGTAGTAACAGCGAACAACTTGGTGTAATTACAAAAAGTGAAGCGTTAAAACTTGCAGAAGAAGCAAACTTAGACTTAGTACTAGTAGCTCCAAAAGCAAAACCGCCTGTAGCACGTATTATGGACCACGGGAAATTCCGCTTTGAGCAACAGAAAAAAGAACGCGAAGCCCGTAAAAATCAAAAAGTCATCAACGTCAAAGAAGTAAGATTAAGTCCTACTATTGATTTGAATGATTTCAATACTAAATTACGTAATGCACGTAAGTTCCTTGAAAAAGGAGATAAAGTTAAGGCTTCAATCCGATTTAAAGGTCGTGCCATTACTCATAAAGGTATTGGTAAAGAAGTGTTAGATCGTTTAGCAAAAGAAACAGCTGACATAGCCAGTATCGAATCAGCTGCAAAAATGGATGGTCGAAGCATGTTCTTAATTTTAGCACCAAAGAATGAAAAGTAA
- the thrS gene encoding threonine--tRNA ligase: MSEINITFPDGAIKSFPIGSSTKDIAESISKGLAKKALAGKINGELVDLVRPIEVDGEIEIITPDHEDALQILRHSTAHLMANALRRLYPDIKFGVGPAISTGFYYDTDSEAPITDEDIPKIEAEMMAIVKENNPIVRKEVTREEALDIFKDDPYKVELITDLPESEKITVYDQGDFVDLCRGVHVPSTGRIQVFKLLSLAGAYWRGNSDNKMMQRIYGTAFFDKKNLKEFIKMREEAKLRDHRKLGKELDLFMISPEVGSGLPFWLPKGATIRRTIERYIVDREISLGYQHVYTPIMADVNLYKTSGHWDHYHEDMFPPMDMGDGEMLVLRPMNCPHHMMVYKNDVHSYRELPIRIAELGQMHRYEKSGALSGLQRVREMTLNDGHTFVRPDQIEEEFKRTLELMLAVYGDFNITDYRFRLSYRDPNNTEKYFDDDDMWEKAQTMLKAAMDDMELEYFEAEGEAAFYGPKLDVLVKTAIGIEETLSTIQLDFLLPERFDLTYVGEDGENNHRPVVIHRGIVSTMERFVAYLIEEYKGAFPTWLAPVQATIIPVNLDMHTDYAYEIKKQMESIGMRVEVDERNEKMGYKIRASQTQKIPYQLVVGDSEVQEHAVAVRKYGEKNTETVNLSEYLEAVSKEIKNFSK; this comes from the coding sequence ATGTCAGAAATTAATATTACTTTTCCAGATGGAGCAATAAAATCTTTTCCAATTGGGTCTTCTACAAAGGATATTGCTGAAAGTATCAGCAAAGGTTTAGCTAAAAAAGCGTTAGCCGGTAAAATTAACGGAGAATTAGTGGATCTAGTACGCCCAATTGAAGTAGATGGTGAGATTGAAATCATCACACCTGATCATGAAGATGCTTTGCAAATCTTGCGTCATTCAACTGCTCACTTAATGGCTAATGCTTTACGCCGTTTATACCCAGATATAAAATTTGGAGTGGGCCCTGCTATTTCAACTGGATTTTACTATGATACAGATTCTGAAGCACCAATAACAGATGAAGATATTCCTAAAATCGAAGCTGAAATGATGGCGATTGTAAAAGAAAATAACCCCATTGTTCGCAAAGAAGTTACTCGTGAAGAAGCGTTAGATATCTTCAAAGATGATCCTTACAAAGTAGAATTGATTACAGATCTTCCAGAATCAGAAAAGATCACGGTATATGACCAAGGTGACTTTGTGGATTTATGTCGTGGTGTCCATGTTCCTTCAACTGGACGTATCCAAGTATTTAAACTGCTATCTCTTGCTGGTGCTTATTGGAGAGGGAATTCAGATAATAAAATGATGCAACGTATCTACGGGACAGCCTTTTTTGATAAAAAAAATCTAAAAGAGTTTATAAAAATGCGTGAAGAAGCTAAATTACGTGATCATCGTAAATTAGGAAAAGAATTAGACTTATTCATGATCTCGCCTGAAGTTGGATCTGGATTGCCTTTCTGGTTGCCAAAGGGTGCTACTATTCGTCGTACTATTGAACGCTACATTGTTGACCGTGAAATCAGTTTAGGTTACCAACATGTCTATACACCCATTATGGCTGATGTAAACTTATATAAAACATCCGGTCATTGGGATCACTATCATGAAGACATGTTCCCTCCTATGGATATGGGAGATGGAGAAATGCTTGTTTTGCGTCCAATGAACTGCCCGCATCATATGATGGTCTACAAAAATGATGTGCATAGTTACCGTGAATTGCCAATTCGGATTGCTGAACTAGGACAAATGCATCGCTACGAAAAGAGTGGGGCATTATCAGGATTGCAACGTGTGCGTGAAATGACTTTGAATGATGGGCATACATTCGTACGGCCAGACCAAATTGAAGAAGAATTTAAACGTACATTGGAATTAATGTTAGCTGTATATGGCGACTTTAATATTACTGATTATCGTTTCCGTTTAAGTTATCGCGATCCTAATAATACAGAAAAATATTTTGATGATGATGATATGTGGGAAAAAGCTCAAACAATGCTTAAAGCAGCTATGGATGATATGGAATTAGAATACTTTGAAGCAGAAGGAGAAGCAGCTTTTTACGGTCCTAAACTAGATGTGTTAGTAAAAACAGCTATTGGTATTGAAGAAACTCTTTCAACAATTCAATTAGACTTTTTACTTCCAGAACGTTTTGATTTGACTTATGTAGGAGAAGATGGTGAAAATAACCACCGTCCGGTTGTTATACATCGTGGTATTGTTTCTACAATGGAACGTTTTGTAGCCTACTTGATTGAAGAATACAAAGGTGCTTTTCCTACTTGGTTAGCGCCAGTTCAAGCTACTATTATTCCAGTTAATTTAGATATGCATACAGATTATGCCTATGAAATTAAAAAACAAATGGAAAGTATTGGTATGCGTGTAGAAGTTGATGAACGCAACGAAAAAATGGGCTATAAAATACGCGCTTCTCAAACACAAAAAATACCGTATCAATTAGTAGTTGGGGACAGTGAAGTACAAGAACATGCAGTTGCAGTCCGTAAATATGGCGAAAAAAATACTGAAACAGTTAACTTAAGTGAGTATTTAGAAGCTGTTTCAAAAGAAATTAAAAATTTCAGCAAATAA
- the polA gene encoding DNA polymerase I → MSNKKKLVLIDGNSVAYRAFFALHSQLERMKNKNGLHTNALYGFHNMIDSVLTKEKPTHALVAFDAGNTTFRHAFFDDYKAGRSKTPGEFSEQMPYLRDLLEGFGIKHYELENFEADDIIGTLATQVDPAEYDVVVISGDRDLTQLAKENVRVDITVKGVSELKEYTTESIQEEMGISPLQIIDMKGLAGDASDNIPGVTKIGEKTALKLLKEYGSVEGIYENIDALKKSKMKENLINEKETAFLSKKLATINTDSPIKVGIDDLAFSGPDMEKLIAFYKEMDFNSHLSKLDTTEYDAEQNNQKEEISYKVVTEITESMFSDDMALYVELIGDNYHISPIFCIGWGNDEQIYISEPEVVFASEEFKKWAKKLDAKKQVFDAKRTYVALKRQQVEMNSINFDILLASYLLNTKDNSKDLSEVATEHDYYEVSSDESVYGKGAKIGIPEDKTVTYDHVARKVKAIRILSKQLNDNLEKNEQTELFNEMELPLSIVLAEMELTGVKVNDKRLMEMKEEFAVRLKDIEQRVYELAGEEFNLNSPKQLGVILFEKMGYPVIKKTKTGYSTAVDVLEQMREQAPIVEHILDYRQIAKIQSTYIEGLLKVIDKNTGKIHTRYMQTIAQTGRLSSVEPNLQNIPIRLEEGRKIRQAFVPSHEGWKIFASDYSQIELRVLGHVSNDPLLKEAFIEGQDIHSSTAMRVFGITSPEEVSSEMRRRAKAVNFGIVYGISDYGLSQNLGISRKEAQKFIDKYFDKYPGVKTYMEDIVREAKDKGFVETLFQRRRYLPEINSRNFNLRSFAERTAINTPIQGSAADIIKIAMIKMDKKLKESNMKATMLLQVHDELIFEAPEEELEQLEALVIQVMEGAVELSVPLKVDSNSGKSWYEAK, encoded by the coding sequence ATGAGTAATAAGAAAAAATTAGTATTGATTGATGGAAATAGTGTGGCGTATAGAGCTTTTTTTGCATTGCATTCTCAATTAGAAAGAATGAAAAATAAAAATGGTTTACACACTAATGCATTGTATGGATTCCATAATATGATTGATAGTGTATTAACTAAAGAAAAACCGACTCATGCATTAGTGGCTTTTGATGCAGGAAACACGACATTTCGTCATGCCTTTTTTGATGATTACAAAGCTGGTAGGTCTAAGACGCCAGGTGAATTTTCCGAACAAATGCCTTACTTAAGAGATTTATTAGAAGGATTCGGAATTAAACATTACGAATTAGAAAATTTTGAAGCAGATGATATTATTGGAACTCTGGCAACACAAGTTGATCCGGCAGAGTACGATGTAGTCGTTATTTCTGGAGATCGAGATCTAACACAACTAGCAAAAGAAAATGTGCGAGTAGATATTACAGTAAAAGGTGTCAGTGAATTAAAAGAATATACAACTGAATCGATTCAAGAGGAGATGGGTATCAGCCCGTTGCAAATCATTGATATGAAGGGGTTAGCAGGAGATGCTTCTGACAATATACCTGGTGTAACAAAGATTGGTGAAAAAACAGCTCTTAAATTGCTAAAAGAATACGGTTCTGTTGAAGGAATTTATGAAAATATTGATGCATTAAAGAAAAGTAAGATGAAAGAGAATCTTATCAATGAAAAAGAGACGGCATTTTTAAGCAAAAAGTTAGCAACGATCAATACTGATTCTCCAATAAAAGTTGGTATTGATGATTTAGCTTTTTCTGGACCTGATATGGAAAAATTAATTGCTTTCTATAAAGAAATGGATTTTAATTCTCATTTGAGCAAGTTGGATACTACTGAATATGATGCTGAACAAAACAATCAAAAAGAAGAGATCTCCTATAAAGTAGTTACAGAAATTACAGAGAGCATGTTTAGCGATGATATGGCTCTTTATGTAGAATTAATAGGTGATAATTACCACATTTCGCCAATTTTTTGTATAGGCTGGGGCAATGATGAACAAATTTATATTTCAGAACCTGAAGTAGTTTTTGCATCAGAAGAGTTTAAAAAATGGGCAAAGAAATTGGATGCTAAGAAACAGGTATTTGATGCTAAAAGAACTTATGTCGCCTTGAAGAGACAACAAGTTGAGATGAATTCAATCAATTTTGATATCTTGTTAGCTTCTTATTTGTTGAATACAAAAGACAACAGCAAAGACTTATCTGAAGTTGCCACAGAACATGACTATTATGAGGTTTCTTCTGATGAAAGTGTCTACGGAAAAGGCGCTAAAATTGGCATTCCAGAAGATAAAACAGTGACATATGATCATGTTGCAAGAAAAGTAAAAGCTATACGTATTTTAAGCAAACAATTAAATGACAATTTGGAAAAAAATGAGCAGACTGAGTTATTCAATGAAATGGAATTGCCTTTATCCATCGTATTGGCTGAGATGGAACTTACTGGGGTAAAAGTGAATGACAAAAGGTTAATGGAAATGAAAGAAGAATTTGCCGTTCGGTTAAAGGATATCGAGCAGCGTGTATACGAATTGGCTGGAGAAGAATTTAATTTAAATTCGCCAAAACAATTAGGTGTAATCTTATTTGAGAAGATGGGTTATCCTGTCATAAAAAAAACAAAAACAGGTTATTCAACGGCGGTTGATGTTTTAGAGCAAATGAGAGAACAAGCTCCGATTGTAGAACATATTTTAGATTACCGACAAATAGCGAAAATCCAATCCACTTATATAGAAGGTTTATTGAAAGTGATTGATAAAAACACGGGGAAAATCCATACACGTTATATGCAAACAATCGCTCAAACGGGTCGTTTAAGTTCTGTGGAACCAAACTTGCAAAATATTCCGATTCGATTAGAAGAAGGTAGAAAAATTAGGCAAGCTTTTGTTCCTAGTCATGAAGGATGGAAGATATTCGCATCCGATTACTCACAAATTGAATTGCGTGTGTTGGGACATGTATCAAATGATCCTTTGTTAAAAGAAGCTTTTATTGAGGGACAAGACATTCATTCAAGTACTGCCATGCGAGTATTTGGAATCACTTCTCCCGAAGAAGTTTCTTCAGAGATGCGTCGCAGAGCTAAAGCGGTTAATTTTGGAATTGTCTATGGTATAAGTGACTATGGATTATCACAAAATTTAGGAATTAGCCGAAAAGAAGCACAAAAATTTATCGATAAGTATTTTGATAAATATCCAGGCGTTAAAACGTATATGGAAGATATTGTGAGAGAAGCAAAAGATAAAGGTTTTGTCGAAACACTTTTCCAACGTCGCCGTTATTTGCCAGAAATCAATTCTAGAAACTTTAATTTACGGTCATTTGCTGAAAGAACGGCTATCAATACACCAATCCAAGGTAGTGCAGCAGATATCATCAAAATTGCTATGATTAAAATGGATAAAAAATTAAAAGAATCAAATATGAAAGCAACTATGCTATTACAGGTTCATGATGAACTGATTTTTGAAGCGCCTGAAGAAGAACTTGAACAACTTGAAGCACTAGTGATTCAAGTTATGGAAGGTGCAGTAGAATTATCTGTTCCTTTAAAAGTAGACAGCAACAGCGGGAAAAGCTGGTACGAAGCGAAATAA
- a CDS encoding replication initiation and membrane attachment family protein, with product MGYPWKNLSPKDGFLVKQNALLSDIDQKILTFLYQPLIGTAAYSLYMTLWTEIEEEKYWSEGILHSELLTVLNIGIPELYQARIKLEAIGLLKTYVQTDTTKLTIYELQAPQTSEVFFKDDLLSLLLLERVGERKFKNLRKRFIVEKIDKQKFQEITKSFLDVFQFDAELLKREKELLKEPVSYIGKTANSNPKVDPKTFDLKFFYSGLNQQYINRSSITKEIEETILVLHTLYGLDELTMQQFILNASDIETGTIDEKKLKKLVYDDYHNKNQQNISLKDVVEKDIQIDVNQQKTRENDLMKKGLTKEDIAVIEVSEQISPYDFMNSIKEQKGGFVTKPEEWTLEEIVKKANLPTAVINILIHYILVVKNNPTLDQKLAYKIANDWAQEKVVAPEEAIQKVKKMYLENAEKKQQQENRNKTYTQNRSKGNYNNQTTIRKETLPDWAKAENNQMEEKPMSEEEKQAFMERLKRIQNFGKEGE from the coding sequence TTGGGATATCCATGGAAAAACTTAAGTCCTAAAGATGGGTTTTTAGTAAAACAAAATGCGTTACTATCGGATATTGATCAAAAAATTCTCACTTTTTTGTATCAACCTTTGATTGGCACTGCTGCATATAGCCTTTATATGACATTATGGACTGAAATAGAAGAAGAAAAATATTGGAGTGAAGGAATTCTGCATTCGGAATTGCTGACAGTGTTAAATATCGGTATCCCTGAACTCTATCAAGCTAGGATCAAGTTAGAAGCGATAGGTCTCCTTAAAACCTATGTCCAAACAGATACGACTAAATTAACGATCTATGAATTGCAAGCTCCTCAAACTAGTGAGGTATTTTTCAAAGATGATTTATTAAGTTTATTGTTATTAGAAAGAGTTGGCGAACGAAAATTTAAAAATTTGAGAAAACGATTCATTGTAGAAAAGATAGACAAACAGAAATTTCAAGAAATCACTAAGTCATTTTTAGACGTGTTTCAGTTTGACGCTGAATTACTAAAAAGAGAAAAGGAACTTTTAAAAGAGCCTGTTTCATATATTGGAAAAACAGCCAATTCTAATCCAAAAGTTGATCCGAAAACGTTTGATTTGAAATTTTTTTATTCAGGTTTAAATCAGCAATACATCAATCGTTCTTCCATTACAAAAGAAATAGAGGAAACGATTCTTGTATTGCACACGTTATATGGTTTAGACGAATTAACGATGCAACAATTTATTCTTAATGCATCAGATATTGAAACTGGAACCATTGATGAAAAAAAATTAAAGAAATTAGTATATGATGATTATCATAATAAAAACCAACAAAATATTTCTTTAAAAGACGTGGTGGAAAAAGATATCCAGATCGATGTAAATCAGCAAAAAACGCGTGAAAATGATCTTATGAAAAAAGGATTAACTAAAGAAGATATTGCGGTCATTGAAGTAAGTGAGCAAATAAGCCCTTATGATTTTATGAATTCTATTAAAGAACAAAAAGGCGGTTTTGTAACAAAACCTGAAGAATGGACTTTAGAAGAAATCGTGAAGAAAGCTAATTTGCCAACAGCGGTGATCAATATTTTGATTCATTACATTTTAGTTGTGAAAAACAACCCAACGCTTGACCAAAAATTAGCTTATAAGATCGCCAATGACTGGGCGCAAGAAAAGGTAGTAGCACCTGAAGAAGCGATTCAAAAGGTTAAAAAAATGTATTTAGAAAATGCTGAAAAAAAACAACAACAAGAAAATCGTAATAAGACTTACACACAAAACAGAAGTAAAGGTAATTACAATAATCAAACCACGATAAGAAAAGAAACTCTTCCAGATTGGGCCAAAGCAGAAAATAACCAAATGGAAGAAAAACCGATGAGTGAAGAAGAGAAACAAGCGTTTATGGAACGGTTGAAAAGAATTCAAAATTTTGGCAAAGAAGGTGAATAA
- the nrdR gene encoding transcriptional regulator NrdR gives MQCPRCQNNGSKVVDSRPADDGRAIRRRRECEACSFRFTTFERVEKTPLLVIKKNGTREEFNREKILRGLIRSCEKRPVAMEQVEKIVDEVENQIRGLGENEVSSAIIGEYIMEKLADVDEIAYIRFASVYRQFKDMSVFLKELQEFERKKAEKN, from the coding sequence ATGCAATGTCCACGCTGTCAAAATAATGGTTCTAAAGTTGTCGATAGTCGTCCAGCAGATGATGGACGTGCCATTCGTAGAAGAAGAGAATGTGAAGCCTGTAGTTTTCGATTTACTACATTTGAACGGGTTGAAAAAACACCTCTTTTAGTGATCAAAAAAAATGGAACCAGAGAAGAATTTAATCGTGAAAAAATTTTAAGAGGGTTGATTCGTTCTTGTGAAAAACGACCTGTAGCAATGGAACAAGTTGAAAAAATAGTGGATGAAGTAGAAAATCAAATCAGAGGGTTAGGCGAAAATGAAGTTTCTTCTGCTATTATTGGAGAATACATTATGGAAAAATTAGCTGATGTAGATGAAATAGCGTATATCCGCTTTGCTAGTGTCTATCGTCAATTTAAAGATATGAGTGTCTTTCTTAAAGAACTTCAAGAATTTGAAAGAAAAAAAGCTGAAAAAAATTAG
- the dnaI gene encoding primosomal protein DnaI, translating into MEDIGESLTRMIKDRNLTDKYEELIQEVLDDPDVTQFIADNRQKLDDEAIVKSYAKLYEYVQEKKKFQLKEGMMAPGYHPKLVLNYHYIDVTYVPSAELIAKQKELEIKNRIYSMDMPKDVRNAKLADFDLTDERRYAISEVYDFIDAYLTKPKEFHKGLYLQGSFGVGKTYLLGALAHELAKNGFPSTLMHFPSFAVEMKQSIGKNNTGEKLEFIKKAPILMLDDIGADSMSSWIRDDVLGVILQYRMQEQLPTFFSSNFDMKQLEEEHLRVTQRGEDEPLKAKRIMERVRYLAKEVKMTGTNRRHTH; encoded by the coding sequence ATGGAGGATATTGGTGAAAGCTTGACGCGAATGATCAAAGATCGAAATTTAACGGATAAATATGAAGAACTCATTCAAGAAGTTTTAGATGATCCCGATGTGACGCAATTTATTGCAGACAATCGTCAAAAATTGGATGATGAAGCCATTGTTAAAAGTTATGCTAAATTATATGAATATGTACAAGAAAAAAAGAAATTTCAATTAAAAGAAGGTATGATGGCTCCTGGTTACCATCCTAAATTAGTTTTAAATTATCATTACATTGACGTGACCTATGTACCTTCGGCTGAATTGATCGCTAAACAAAAAGAATTAGAAATCAAAAATCGGATTTATTCAATGGATATGCCTAAAGATGTACGAAATGCTAAATTAGCAGATTTTGATTTAACAGATGAACGCCGATATGCTATTTCAGAGGTCTATGATTTTATTGATGCTTATTTAACTAAGCCCAAAGAATTTCATAAAGGCTTATATTTACAGGGATCATTTGGTGTAGGTAAAACTTATTTGTTAGGAGCGCTAGCACATGAATTGGCTAAAAATGGGTTCCCTTCTACTTTAATGCATTTTCCATCATTTGCAGTTGAAATGAAACAATCTATTGGTAAGAACAATACAGGTGAAAAACTAGAGTTTATCAAGAAAGCACCTATATTAATGTTAGATGATATTGGTGCGGATTCTATGTCGAGTTGGATACGCGATGATGTATTAGGCGTTATTTTACAATATCGCATGCAAGAACAGCTGCCTACTTTTTTCTCTTCCAACTTCGATATGAAACAGCTTGAAGAAGAACATTTAAGAGTCACACAAAGAGGCGAAGATGAGCCGCTAAAAGCGAAAAGAATCATGGAAAGAGTTCGTTATTTAGCAAAAGAAGTTAAGATGACTGGAACGAATCGACGTCACACTCACTAA